The genomic region tgttgcaattgcaaagaatcctGTCTTTCATGGTAGAACGAAGCACTTCAGCATCAAGTTACATGTGATAAGAGAGATGAACAAGCTCGATAGGTAGAGCTGATTCATTACAAATCAGAGGAACAGGTTGCTGACATTTTCACAAAGGCCCTTGGTGTGTCAAGGTTTATAAAACTAAGAAAGCAGCTAGGTGTTACAAGTATGGAAActaaggaggagtgttgaagttAGTTCCCATGCAACACATGCAGCTCATGCAAATTCATGCACATAAGTTGTCCGGGTAAAGTACGTGTAAGAATCTATGCACATAAGTTTCCCGGGTAAAGTACGTGCAACTGAAGATGTTAATGCTACTACTTCATCCCAGTTTCATTTTGATACCTTTTAACAATGTTTTTGTAATTTACTTCATTTTGAATTATGTTTGGATGACAAGTTAATGTAACTTGATGGTCAAAGAGCTGGTTACCAGCTTTGTTTAAGTGTGCAAGTAATATCACCTAGTTCCAATGTAATAAGTAGAGTTAGGTAGTGTTAGGTGATGAAGTTATTATTTTTGACCAGCCAATGtctggtatatgtaatggctttaAGACAGTGTTTCATTTGAATGAAATCATTAGATGTTCTTTCCATATGCTCTATCTTTCTTTGCCTTCAAAATTCTGTTCTTCATTCCTGGCAGTAGCTCAAAGCTTGAACTCCAAGTATTTTTCCTTCATTCTTTATCCGGGTAAAATACGTTGCTGTTAAAGTCCAGATTAAAGTTGTCACTTCATCCGGTTAAAGTGTGTCTAACACCAACAGTTTTTCTCCAGTTACCAAATTTTACGCAAATTATTTCAAAGAATATGAATGAAAGTAGAATGAAGTTGACAGTTCTACCGAGAAAAATAGATTATAAATGCATACCCTGACTTCATAGGTTTTTAATCAAGAAGAAGTGATATAAATTTCACACTCCGTAGATATGATAAAATATGATGGAAGGAAGGTGTTGGACTTTGTAGAAATCTTCTCTTCCTTGtaccattttatctttaaattccTTTGGCATATACTCAATCTTCAATTCTTGGAAGGTTGTAATGAATCTCAATCCATCTAGAAGCATCTTCAGTTTTCCACAACCACTAATCTTCAAATGGTGTAGAGTAGGCACGGCTCTTTCTTCTACCTTCCACTCCTCCAAATTCCAAAGTCCACTAAGGTTTAGAGACTCAAGTTTAGGAAAATGGAGTACAGAGCAAACCATTTCCTTTCCAATGAAAGCATACACATATAATTCCAGAACCCTTAAATTGTGCAGGTTCTCTAGTGTTGGCATAGGATCTTCCACAAGCTTGCACCCTATCAAGTGTACATATGCGGTACTCGAAGAAAAATGGTGAAAATCTGGTAACTTCTCTATTTTCACTCGTAAAATCAACTCACACAAATTAACACAACTTGAAAGGAGGTGAGCTAATACTTTTGGGTCTATTCCTTCATCATTCCAAATAGACAAGGACCGAAGGCAGTCACTTGCAATAATTGGCAGATTCTTATCCAGCTCCTCCTTAATATCATCAATATTGAATGGTCCAAGAATCCCCAACTTTCTAAGTTTTGTGAACTTGGAAAGATCTACAACGAAGCAGTTCCTTGTGTTGAAGTTGATTAGTGTTAAAATGTTTGTCAACGTGTGCAACTTCAATTTGGTCTTATCAGTCATCGTTAGCGGGAGACAAAGATGTCTTAACTGTTCCAATTCCCATATTATGTTAGGTACATTCAGAGCACCATCACCACCATGTCTAAAAATTCTTAAATCCAAGGTTTGCAAACACCTTAAGTTGCCCAGAGACGAAGGGATATTTGGGCAATTGAATGCAATACAACATAAATTCAAGCATCTAAGATGGATAAGATTACCTATAGCACTAGATAACTTAAATCCCGAATATCCTTTCCCTCCTTCTTCAAAGCTTAGAACTTTAAGCTTCTTAAAATTTCCGAACATGTAGTTCCAAGATCTCTGCCATTTCAAAATTAAACAAACAAACCAGAAAAACCACCAAAAATCATCCTCATCACTTAGACAGAGTTCCAAATCCAAATCAAACGGGTGCCAAAAGAACAAGATGGATCTAAGAGGGATACTACTTTTAATGCGCTGAACATGAATGTGTTGATGTACAACAATTCTATGGATCGCCTCAGATAGATGGAGACACCGAGGAATGATTGATTATGCTGAAAAATTTTCTTGCTTTGCTATTGACAGGCAAAGATCTCTCATTAGATCGTGCATGTGGCAAGTTTTGACCTTCAAGGTTGGGTCTCTTTCTCCAACTTGAACCATACACCTTTCCACAAGCTCATCTAAGAAGCCTTCTGCAACATCCTCCATAATTTCTCCATTTCCTTCCTCCTCTATTGATGACACAATGCCTTCTGCAACCCATAGTTGAATCAATCTTTCTGCACGTATCTGGTAGTCTTCTAGAAATTGGCTCAAATAAAGGAAACATGATCTTAAATAAGGCGGCGAATCATCATAACTCAAGGCTAACACATGCTCAATATCTTGGGCACCTTTGCCTTTCTTCAAGTATGATTTAGCATTTTTATGCATAATTTGCCATTCATGTATTGAACTCTTTGTAGCCAAAATTCCTCCCAAAACACTGATGGCTAATGGCAACCTTCGACAGCTATTAACCATGTCTTTCCCCAATTCTTCCAATTTTGGATCAACTATGTTTTCTGTAAAATAACAAGCAATAAGAACATCAAATTACTTCTCTTCACTACATCTTCCGTAGCTtttgaataaataagttaattgtTTGGTTAACACTTGAATAACAATAATACTTTTCTGGATCTTGATATCCTCCAGCGCTATTTTAAGGGTAAGCTGcagaaatttaaattatattactaACATTATCAAAATAGGATAAACAATATGTAGTCTCTAAAACTTTATTTGTGAACTTTTTTTATTCACATCGGTCTGTAACTTGACAACttgtttttactttttatttttaaatttgaatttcattAAAGTTTAATGATGTGGCATTTAAAATTGCACCATGTCAagacttaaaattaaaaaattatataaaaatataaaattttagattttaaaaaaattggtgaTAATATGGTATAATCTTAAAGTATCACATCATCATACATTAACTAAATCCAAGTTTAAGGTCCAAATTATGAAAACTAACTAATATAGACCAAAAAAAATTAAGGACTTAGATGAAAAATATTTCCAAATTTAAGAACTAAATGTTATTTTATGccttaaatatatgaaaattttcatacataagaAGGTTAATTTGCAATTTAGCTTTTAATCTATACCTTATCTACAATTTAAAGAAAATTCACAGTTACCACCTATAGTTTCATTCAATTAGATACTTTACCCATTAAAGAAGTATGACATGACATTTTTAGGTTAGTAAAACATTGGCATGTGGCACCCGCATCACATATCACTCTCGTTATTACAAGTGAAGAAAGagaaacaaataatacaaatggttttaaaatttaaaattagaagaatttaataaaatatttttaaaatattaaaatattattaattataaacattttaaaaaGATGGAACTGAAAAGatctatattttgaaattttaatatttaaaatttaataaatatttaaaattaaaaattttcaaaacaattgaaaaacataaaaaaatatttatgtttttaaaattttattttctttcttatttttaaaataaattttaatgtttttttttctcATTCTCCACTATAATGAGAGTGACATGTGATGGGAGAGGCACATGTTAATGTTTCATTGACTATGAAAATGTCACATCATTCTTCTATTATAATGAATTAAAGTGATGAATGAaatcgagttataattaattgaTTAAAACACATATTAACCTATAAAGTAACATATATTTTAAAtcatattaaaaataacaaaagttAATATATACCTAACCACTAATTTTAATCTTATTGAAATTAATTGGGAAGTATTAACAATATTTAATTGCTTTAAAGAATGTGTttagataaaaaa from Gossypium arboreum isolate Shixiya-1 chromosome 1, ASM2569848v2, whole genome shotgun sequence harbors:
- the LOC108481648 gene encoding probable disease resistance protein At1g58602, which gives rise to MDFSAISSVIQTVGRLLTQEATSLMGGKDQVEDLQKELEWMQSFLKEADARKVDNEVDRTSINEIRELAYDVEDVIETFALKVAPRRKGGFSNVIKRFACILNEGGLLRQTKCEIQKITARITQLTRRLQTYDVKQPRDGPEVDDESDCKVVSIWGMGGIGKTTLAKKIFRHSQVIGHFNHLAWVYVSQQFQKVRVWKDISSSLQIKNNADRDEELAEILHNFLKDNKCLVIIDDIWSIEAWDSLKSAFPVAMNTNSKFLLTFRNKEVVSHVDRRGYSYELQCLDDDESWKLFQKIAFLQVHSTGTYYLISNIFILDLFFTFFYLYFYIKKNIVDPKLEELGKDMVNSCRRLPLAISVLGGILATKSSIHEWQIMHKNAKSYLKKGKGAQDIEHVLALSYDDSPPYLRSCFLYLSQFLEDYQIRAERLIQLWVAEGIVSSIEEEGNGEIMEDVAEGFLDELVERCMVQVGERDPTLKVKTCHMHDLMRDLCLSIAKQENFSRIKSSIPLRSILFFWHPFDLDLELCLSDEDDFWWFFWFVCLILKWQRSWNYMFGNFKKLKVLSFEEGGKGYSGFKLSSAIGNLIHLRCLNLCCIAFNCPNIPSSLGNLRCLQTLDLRIFRHGGDGALNVPNIIWELEQLRHLCLPLTMTDKTKLKLHTLTNILTLINFNTRNCFVVDLSKFTKLRKLGILGPFNIDDIKEELDKNLPIIASDCLRSLSIWNDEGIDPKVLAHLLSSCVNLCELILRVKIEKLPDFHHFSSSTAYVHLIGCKLVEDPMPTLENLHNLRVLELYVYAFIGKEMVCSVLHFPKLESLNLSGLWNLEEWKVEERAVPTLHHLKISGCGKLKMLLDGLRFITTFQELKIEYMPKEFKDKMVQGREDFYKVQHLPSIIFYHIYGV